A DNA window from Hoplias malabaricus isolate fHopMal1 chromosome 5, fHopMal1.hap1, whole genome shotgun sequence contains the following coding sequences:
- the dhh gene encoding desert hedgehog protein: MRATRLGVLAACACTWLLAAQGCGPGPGHGARTRGRKLAPLALRQHVPGVSETNLGASGRAEGKITRHSERFSELVCNYNPDIHFKDEERTKADRLMTKRCKDCLNKLAIAVMNQWPGVRLRVTEAWDEDDNHPSGSLHYEGRAVDITTSDRDIKKYGLLAQLAVEAGFDWVHYESKYHVHCSVKADHSVAVEKGGCFSASSLVTVTGGLQKHMSCLQPGDSVLAFSESGEVVYSRVLLFLHQDRNSRSTFLTLSTEDGQELALTPNHLIFVAQNHKLHREYQAIFANRVRRGDYVLVYGQDGGVRSSKVVSILPEERTGFYAPLTEHGNLFVDGVLASSYASIEDHRLAHWAFGPLRFWSGLTRLFSEQNSQTVNKQCGTLWDYLIPSKGHMNEHNSSGLVTSSCLNGHIFLEHFECVDDTEVGVYWYARLLHTVAQVILNPQILYK; this comes from the exons ATGCGCGCGACCAGGCTCGGTGTGCTGGCGGCGTGCGCGTGCACGTGGCTGCTGGCCGCGCAGGGCTGCGGACCAGGGCCCGGCCACGGAGCGCGTACCCGCGGGCGCAAGCTCGCGCCCCTCGCGCTCCGGCAGCACGTGCCCGGCGTCTCAGAGACGAACCTGGGAGCGAGCGGACGCGCCGAGGGCAAGATCACACGCCACTCGGAGCGCTTTAGTGAGCTCGTGTGCAACTACAACCCCGACATCCACTTCAAAGACGAGGAGAGGACCAAGGCGGACCGCCTCATGACCAAG CGCTGTAAGGATTGCCTGAATAAACTGGCGATTGCAGTTATGAACCAGTGGCCAGGTGTTCGTCTACGAGTGACAGAGGCCTGGGATGAGGATGATAACCATCCATCTGGCTCTCTGCATTATGAGGGGCGTGCTGTGGACATCACAACCTCAGACAGAGACATAAAGAAATATGGGCTACTGGCCCAGTTGGCTGTGGAAGCTGGGTTCGACTGGGTGCACTATGAGTCCAAATATCATGTGCACTGTTCTGTCAAAGCTG ATCACTCTGTTGCAGTAGAGAAAGGGGGCTGCTTCTCAGCCTCTTCACTAGTGACTGTGACTGGAGGATTACAAAAGCACATGTCGTGTCTGCAACCCGGAGATAGTGTGCTTGCCTTTTCTGAGTCAGGAGAGGTGGTCTATAGTCGCGTCCTTCTCTTTCTACATCAGGACAGGAACAGTAGGTCAACCTTCTTGACTCTCAGCACTGAAGATGGGCAAGAACTTGCACTAACTCCCAATCACCTCATCTTTGTGGCTCAAAACCACAAACTCCACCGTGAGTACCAAGCTATCTTTGCCAACCGGGTGAGGAGAGGAGACTATGTGCTCGTGTATGGTCAGGATGGTGGGGTGCGTTCATCCAAAGTAGTCTCCATTTTACCCGAGGAAAGAACTGGATTTTATGCTCCACTGACAGAACATGGCAACCTGTTTGTGGATGGTGTGTTGGCATCCAGTTATGCATCTATAGAGGATCACAGACTCGCCCACTGGGCTTTTGGGCCCCTTCGGTTCTGGTCGGGACTGACCAGGCTGTTTTCAGAGCAGAACTCACAGACGGTAAACAAGCAGTGTGGGACTCTCTGGGATTACTTGATTCCCTCCAAAGGACATATGAATGAACACAACAGTTCAGGTTTAGTTACCAGCTCATGTTTAAACGGACACATATTTTTGGAACATTTTGAATGTGTTGATGACACAGAAGTCGGTGTTTACTGGTATGCGAGGCTCCTGCATACGGTTGCCCAGGTGATTCTGAATCCTCAGATTCTTTACAAATAA
- the lmbr1l gene encoding limb region 1 homolog-like protein isoform X1, whose translation METDDVSLREQVFHDRVREILICVQLFVCLYILSYLILTHFKKNAEFVTDDIEDATVNRIALWLCTFTLSVAVCAVLLLPISILSNEVLLTFPQSYYMQWLNGSLIHGLWNLVFLFSNLSLVFLMPFAYFFTESEGFTGSKKGVMARVYETAVMLLLLTLLVLGIVWVASALLHDNTARESLYDLWEYYLPYLYSCISLFGVLLLLLCTPFGMSRMFSITGSLLVKPRLLENVEETMNCAMFEEASLSRKLNSSPSCWLNLNLEAMKRQFVSVQAKRMALETRRKASPWQRNLGYPLVMLLLLALTVVCVLMVCFHVLELLFDESAMPRGMEDPHLGLASFSMLGSLGAAVQVILILYLMVSSVVGFYSSPLFSSLLPHAQDTTLTQIIGNCVSLLVLSSALPVFSRTLGITRFDLLGDFGRYNWLGNFHIVFLYNILFAGLTSACLINTVTWAVQRELIRAFGLHRLPFTVTRPAIPFRLLLASGLSKIQ comes from the exons ATTTGCGTGCAACTCTTTGTCTGCCTGTACATCCTGTCCTACCTCATCCTCACTCACTTTAAGAAAAATGCAGAGTTTGTCACAG ATGATATTGAAGATGCCACAGTCAACAGAATTGC GCTGTGGTTGTGTACGTTTACACTCTCAGTGGCAGTGTGTGCAGTGCTTCTCCTGCCAATCTCCATCCTGTCCAATGAAGTCCTGCTCACATTCCCACAGAGTTACTACATGCAGTGGCTCAATGGTTCTCTCATCCATG GCTTATGGAACTTGGTCTTCCTCTTCTCCAACCTCTCCCTGGTCTTCCTCATGCCTTTTGCCTATTTCTTTACCGAATCAGAAGGCTTTACAGGGTCCAAAAAG GGTGTCATGGCCCGAGTCTATGAGACCGCAGTGATGCTGCTGCTTCTTACTTTGCTGGTACTCGGGATTGTGTGGGTGGCATCAGCTCTCCTTCATGACAACACAGCCCGTGAGAGTCTCTATG ACTTGTGGGAGTACTACCTGCCCTATCTCTACTCCTGCATCTCTCTGTTCGGagtcctgctgctgctgt TGTGTACGCCCTTTGGAATGTCCCGCATGTTCAGCATCACTGGGAGCTTATTGGTTAAACCACGG CTTTTGGAGAATGTTGAGGAGACGATGAACTGTGCCATGTTTGAGGAGGCCTCTCTCTCCAGGAAGCTCAACA gtAGCCCCTCCTGCTGGCTGAACCTGAACCTGGAGGCGATGAAGAGGCAGTTTGTGAGTGTTCAGGCTAAACGCATGGCTCTAG AGACGAGGAGGAAGGCGTCACCCTGGCAGCGTAACCTGGGCTACCCACTGGTCATGCTGCTGCTGTTGGCTTTAACT GTGGTGTGCGTGCTGATGGTGTGTTTCCATGTGCTGGAGCTGCTCTTTGACGAGTCTGCGATGCCCAGAGGAATGGAG GACCCTCATCTGGGATTGGCTTCCTTCTCTATGCTTGGCTCTCTTGGAGCTGCAGTACAGGTGATCCTCATCCT GTATTTGATGGTGTCTTCAGTGGTGGGTTTCTACAGTTCACCTCTGTTCAGCAGCCTGCTGCCTCACGCTCAAGACACCACTCTCACACAG aTAATAGGGAACTGTGTCTCTCTCCTGGTGCTCAGCTCGGCTCTGCCTGTGTTCTCTCGCACTCTGG GAATCACAAGGTTTGACCTCCTGGGTGATTTTGGACGCTATAACTGGCTGGGGAATTTTCACATAGTGTTCCTCTATAACATACTCTTTGCTGGTCTCACCTCCGCCTGCCTCATCAACACAGTCACCTGGGCTGTCCAGAGGGAGCTCATCCGTGCCTTTG GTCTCCATCGCCTGCCTTTCACCGTGACCCGACCTGCCATCCCCTTCAGGCTTTTACTGGCAAGTGGCCTGTCAAAAATCCAGTGA
- the lmbr1l gene encoding limb region 1 homolog-like protein isoform X2: MQWLNGSLIHGLWNLVFLFSNLSLVFLMPFAYFFTESEGFTGSKKGVMARVYETAVMLLLLTLLVLGIVWVASALLHDNTARESLYDLWEYYLPYLYSCISLFGVLLLLLCTPFGMSRMFSITGSLLVKPRLLENVEETMNCAMFEEASLSRKLNSSPSCWLNLNLEAMKRQFVSVQAKRMALETRRKASPWQRNLGYPLVMLLLLALTVVCVLMVCFHVLELLFDESAMPRGMEDPHLGLASFSMLGSLGAAVQVILILYLMVSSVVGFYSSPLFSSLLPHAQDTTLTQIIGNCVSLLVLSSALPVFSRTLGITRFDLLGDFGRYNWLGNFHIVFLYNILFAGLTSACLINTVTWAVQRELIRAFGLHRLPFTVTRPAIPFRLLLASGLSKIQ, translated from the exons ATGCAGTGGCTCAATGGTTCTCTCATCCATG GCTTATGGAACTTGGTCTTCCTCTTCTCCAACCTCTCCCTGGTCTTCCTCATGCCTTTTGCCTATTTCTTTACCGAATCAGAAGGCTTTACAGGGTCCAAAAAG GGTGTCATGGCCCGAGTCTATGAGACCGCAGTGATGCTGCTGCTTCTTACTTTGCTGGTACTCGGGATTGTGTGGGTGGCATCAGCTCTCCTTCATGACAACACAGCCCGTGAGAGTCTCTATG ACTTGTGGGAGTACTACCTGCCCTATCTCTACTCCTGCATCTCTCTGTTCGGagtcctgctgctgctgt TGTGTACGCCCTTTGGAATGTCCCGCATGTTCAGCATCACTGGGAGCTTATTGGTTAAACCACGG CTTTTGGAGAATGTTGAGGAGACGATGAACTGTGCCATGTTTGAGGAGGCCTCTCTCTCCAGGAAGCTCAACA gtAGCCCCTCCTGCTGGCTGAACCTGAACCTGGAGGCGATGAAGAGGCAGTTTGTGAGTGTTCAGGCTAAACGCATGGCTCTAG AGACGAGGAGGAAGGCGTCACCCTGGCAGCGTAACCTGGGCTACCCACTGGTCATGCTGCTGCTGTTGGCTTTAACT GTGGTGTGCGTGCTGATGGTGTGTTTCCATGTGCTGGAGCTGCTCTTTGACGAGTCTGCGATGCCCAGAGGAATGGAG GACCCTCATCTGGGATTGGCTTCCTTCTCTATGCTTGGCTCTCTTGGAGCTGCAGTACAGGTGATCCTCATCCT GTATTTGATGGTGTCTTCAGTGGTGGGTTTCTACAGTTCACCTCTGTTCAGCAGCCTGCTGCCTCACGCTCAAGACACCACTCTCACACAG aTAATAGGGAACTGTGTCTCTCTCCTGGTGCTCAGCTCGGCTCTGCCTGTGTTCTCTCGCACTCTGG GAATCACAAGGTTTGACCTCCTGGGTGATTTTGGACGCTATAACTGGCTGGGGAATTTTCACATAGTGTTCCTCTATAACATACTCTTTGCTGGTCTCACCTCCGCCTGCCTCATCAACACAGTCACCTGGGCTGTCCAGAGGGAGCTCATCCGTGCCTTTG GTCTCCATCGCCTGCCTTTCACCGTGACCCGACCTGCCATCCCCTTCAGGCTTTTACTGGCAAGTGGCCTGTCAAAAATCCAGTGA